One window of the Equus caballus isolate H_3958 breed thoroughbred chromosome 2, TB-T2T, whole genome shotgun sequence genome contains the following:
- the LOC138923098 gene encoding uncharacterized protein isoform X5 produces MRGARALPGAAAGGRGSPRPCCGPRAPGTTPRRLPRRRGRVAGRGAQALPLGAARRRHSGGRMWAPACFQRGVPAAPAPPGAGLSLPRSPFRRGDARRTPRFTSDMTATRSPPPPPCTGLACPDSGNPQRPLPRPRELRASKQKRRRSVTPSLPSNSPPTSMRKQEETCACKGRGKVRNETQHLKRGMKLQYDFPFRSLYI; encoded by the exons ATGCGGGGAGCTCGTGCACTGCCCGGGGCTGCCGCCGGGGGTCGCGGAAGCCCCCGGCCCTGCTGCGGGCCCCGGGCACCAGGGACCACTCCACGCCGGCTCCCGCGCCGCCGTGGCCGGGTGGCAGGGCGAGGGGCGCAAGCCCTTCCCCTCGGGGCGGCTCGGCGTCGGCACAGCGGAGGCCGGATGTGGGCACCTGCCTGCTTCCAGAGAGGGGTCCCagccgcgcccgccccgcccggcgCGGGTCTCTCCCTCCCTCGCAGCCCCTTTAGGAGGGGCGACGCCCGCCGTACGCCACGTTTCACTTCTGATATGACTGCCACCCGCTCTCCACCGCCCCCGCCGTGCACCGGGCTGGCTTGCCCAGACTCTGGCAATCCCCAAAGGCCTCTGCCGCGGCCCAGAGAGCTTAGAGCATCAAAGCAAAAACGCCGCCGCTCAGTCACACCTTCCCTTCCGAGCAACTCCCCTCCAACCTCG atgagaaaacaagaagAGACCTGTGCGTGCAAAGGGAGGGGCAAAGTAAGGAATGAAACCCAG